In Vibrio crassostreae, one DNA window encodes the following:
- a CDS encoding cytochrome c, protein MSTFWNLWAVLLTLIFFVLMVSVVVKYWRSNHKADHDHTIGTFDGIEEKDAPPPKLLFVSYAVAFLLSAGYLVLYPGLGEWKGLVDWEQSDDKLSSPSTTLNEQFAQTSETTLEGLAAVPEIVNSGQILFQTHCAACHRDNAQGQKHFPNLIDQDWLYGGSDEAVIHSIAKGRNGAMPGWSEIMRPDEVAKVSYYLASLNQRHTDVPEVKVKLGKTLFAKYCSSCHADGTVANPAIGVPDLSDDTWLHGGSIEEIQHTINYGLNNLMPAFDEQLSENEILALGAYIRHAGEVEQQRLASLKASSVERGEYLAYAGDCVACHSAEGGEPFAGGLPFVTPFGTVYSTNITPHTTEGIGTYNFDDFRAALVAGKGKNGYLYPAMPYTSYQYLTDQDMVDLWEYMQSITAVPRRNDDNSMMFPSNIRLGLLGWNIVFMDTDPIDYEVPEELKGEIENVDKWQQGKYWVAGLGHCSECHTPRNIAQALIPERIFQGNLIDGWNAPDITANELYIDGWDEKILTDFLHTGHSDKGTAFAGMADVVKNSLSLMTREDIESMSYYLLSGDINNTISSDAVPLQPQGFDEESYAAEIYTTYRQTCGACHGDDGKGRDPIAPTLLNNGIIMHSDPFNTIAVTVRGLQPTYLDKDRNFMPMASFEDVLSDQRLAELITFVRLHLGDRQEPVTAEHVREVRETLEAAGYAGGLHTTPDMYDRRDNTINIR, encoded by the coding sequence ATGAGCACATTTTGGAATCTATGGGCGGTATTATTAACCTTAATTTTCTTTGTTCTGATGGTGTCTGTTGTCGTTAAATACTGGCGTAGCAATCACAAGGCCGATCACGACCACACCATTGGCACCTTTGATGGCATTGAAGAGAAAGACGCGCCGCCACCTAAACTGCTGTTTGTCAGTTATGCGGTAGCCTTCTTACTCTCTGCAGGCTACTTGGTGCTCTACCCTGGGCTTGGTGAGTGGAAAGGCTTAGTCGATTGGGAGCAGAGCGATGACAAGCTCAGTTCACCATCCACCACTCTCAATGAGCAATTTGCACAAACCAGTGAAACCACGTTAGAGGGATTAGCTGCAGTTCCTGAGATCGTGAACAGCGGTCAGATACTATTCCAAACTCACTGTGCGGCGTGTCACCGAGACAATGCACAAGGCCAGAAACACTTCCCTAACCTTATCGACCAAGATTGGTTATATGGCGGTAGTGATGAGGCTGTGATCCATTCCATTGCCAAAGGGCGAAATGGTGCGATGCCAGGTTGGAGCGAAATCATGCGCCCGGATGAAGTGGCAAAGGTATCTTACTATCTAGCGTCTCTTAACCAGCGTCATACCGATGTGCCTGAGGTTAAGGTCAAACTCGGTAAGACCTTATTCGCCAAATATTGTTCGTCTTGCCATGCCGATGGTACGGTCGCCAACCCAGCGATTGGAGTACCTGACCTTTCCGATGATACTTGGCTACACGGGGGCAGTATTGAAGAGATTCAGCACACCATCAATTACGGTTTGAACAATCTAATGCCTGCGTTTGATGAGCAGCTCAGCGAGAACGAAATACTCGCGCTTGGGGCTTATATCCGACACGCTGGTGAAGTAGAGCAACAAAGGCTCGCGAGTTTGAAAGCATCATCTGTTGAGCGCGGAGAATATCTCGCTTATGCCGGTGACTGTGTAGCTTGTCATAGTGCAGAAGGTGGCGAACCCTTTGCTGGCGGCCTACCGTTTGTGACCCCTTTCGGTACCGTGTATTCAACCAACATAACCCCACACACCACCGAAGGGATCGGGACTTATAACTTCGATGATTTCCGAGCTGCGTTAGTCGCAGGTAAAGGTAAGAATGGTTACCTGTACCCAGCGATGCCTTACACCTCTTATCAATACCTCACCGACCAAGACATGGTCGATTTATGGGAATACATGCAGTCAATCACCGCCGTGCCACGACGCAATGATGACAACAGCATGATGTTTCCATCCAATATTCGCTTAGGTTTGCTTGGCTGGAACATCGTATTCATGGATACCGACCCTATTGATTATGAAGTACCAGAGGAGCTCAAAGGAGAAATTGAGAATGTCGATAAGTGGCAACAAGGCAAATATTGGGTCGCAGGACTTGGTCACTGTTCGGAGTGCCATACGCCACGAAACATTGCCCAAGCACTGATACCAGAACGTATTTTCCAAGGTAACTTAATCGACGGTTGGAACGCACCTGACATCACCGCAAATGAGCTCTATATCGACGGCTGGGATGAGAAAATACTCACCGATTTCTTACACACAGGTCACTCAGACAAAGGTACGGCTTTTGCGGGTATGGCTGATGTAGTGAAAAACAGCCTAAGCTTGATGACGCGTGAAGATATTGAGTCTATGTCCTACTACTTGCTGAGCGGTGATATCAACAACACCATTAGCAGCGATGCCGTGCCGTTACAGCCTCAAGGCTTTGATGAAGAGTCTTACGCAGCTGAAATCTACACCACGTATCGTCAAACCTGTGGGGCGTGTCATGGTGATGATGGTAAGGGTCGCGACCCTATCGCCCCTACTCTATTGAATAACGGTATTATCATGCACAGCGACCCATTCAACACCATTGCGGTAACCGTACGTGGCCTACAACCCACCTATCTCGACAAGGATAGAAACTTCATGCCGATGGCAAGTTTTGAAGATGTATTGTCGGATCAGAGACTGGCTGAGTTGATTACCTTCGTGCGATTGCATCTTGGAGACAGGCAAGAACCAGTCACCGCAGAGCATGTTCGTGAGGTAAGAGAAACACTTGAAGCTGCAGGTTACGCAGGTGGCTTACATACCACACCGGACATGTATGACCGCAGAGATAACACCATCAACATCCGATAG
- a CDS encoding PAS factor family protein, giving the protein MDTTTLIYDTLEGLSSAKPQQHAQIRQNLYNQLDLSFEKQLALYSSVLGPASAGRLTDLDSAVMSARKIVGLENS; this is encoded by the coding sequence ATGGATACAACTACACTCATCTACGATACGTTGGAAGGCCTGTCGAGCGCAAAGCCACAGCAACACGCTCAAATCCGCCAAAATCTATATAACCAATTAGATTTATCATTTGAGAAGCAGTTGGCTTTGTATTCATCAGTTCTAGGTCCAGCAAGTGCTGGTAGATTGACCGATTTGGATAGTGCAGTCATGTCTGCACGCAAGATTGTTGGTTTAGAAAACAGCTAA
- a CDS encoding cbb3-type cytochrome c oxidase subunit II has protein sequence MMSKDFTHSIVILILTTVVVASFSLLVWVVPSIVRGDDIAKGSLAMPLTPIELAGRDIYISEGCHVCHTQMVRPLEPEVKRNGRPNKEADDIYEFPNLWGSKRTGPDLTNLGRKYSDQWHVIHLVNPRRVVPTSIMPSYPWLFEQTLTGDDISAKMEALRTLGVPYTDKEIGDARLQVRGKTKGEALIRYLQSLGKDTSQEVSQ, from the coding sequence GTGATGAGTAAAGACTTTACACATTCAATCGTCATTTTAATTTTGACCACCGTTGTTGTCGCCTCCTTCTCTTTATTAGTTTGGGTAGTACCAAGCATTGTCCGTGGAGATGATATTGCCAAAGGCAGCTTAGCGATGCCTCTGACACCTATTGAGTTAGCAGGTCGAGATATCTACATCAGCGAAGGCTGCCATGTTTGTCACACTCAGATGGTTCGCCCTCTAGAACCAGAAGTTAAACGTAATGGTCGCCCGAATAAAGAAGCGGATGATATCTATGAGTTTCCAAACTTATGGGGTTCAAAACGTACAGGCCCAGACTTAACCAATTTAGGTAGAAAGTATTCTGACCAATGGCATGTCATTCACCTCGTAAACCCTCGCAGAGTTGTCCCTACCTCTATCATGCCCTCTTACCCGTGGCTGTTTGAGCAAACTCTGACTGGAGATGATATCAGCGCCAAAATGGAAGCCTTGCGCACGCTGGGTGTGCCTTATACCGACAAAGAGATTGGCGATGCGAGATTGCAAGTAAGAGGCAAAACCAAAGGTGAAGCGCTAATTCGTTACCTTCAAAGCCTTGGTAAAGATACGTCGCAGGAGGTATCACAATGA
- a CDS encoding membrane dipeptidase, with amino-acid sequence MYQQRIVIDGLQYCNWNREYFQTLKASGITAVHATAVYHETARETLSRFAEWNLRFEQNADLIMPIHSMADVETAKATGKVGIFLGAQNCSPIDDEIGLIEVMRKQGLLIMQLTYNNQSLLATGCYEKNDTGITRFGKQAIEEMNRVGMIIDMSHSAERSTLEAIDLSSRPICISHANPTFAHDALRNKSNDVIKALTARGGLIGFSLYPFHLPNGSQCTLEDFCQMVATTADMVGVEHLGIGSDLCLNQPQAVLEWMRNGRWSKAMDYGEGSANNSGWPDALPWFCGSAGMENIYNGLMRHGFSESEAGQVLGENWFNFLKDGLEPQTKG; translated from the coding sequence ATGTACCAGCAACGGATTGTTATAGATGGATTGCAATACTGCAATTGGAATAGAGAATACTTCCAAACACTAAAGGCGAGCGGCATTACAGCAGTTCACGCTACCGCGGTTTACCATGAGACAGCTCGTGAAACCTTATCTCGCTTTGCAGAGTGGAACTTAAGATTCGAGCAGAACGCAGACCTTATTATGCCGATTCACTCAATGGCTGATGTTGAGACTGCAAAAGCGACCGGTAAAGTCGGTATTTTCCTTGGTGCTCAAAACTGTTCTCCAATCGACGATGAGATCGGTCTTATCGAAGTGATGCGTAAGCAAGGTCTTTTGATCATGCAACTGACGTACAACAACCAGAGCTTACTGGCGACAGGTTGCTACGAGAAGAACGACACTGGTATTACTCGCTTTGGTAAACAAGCCATCGAAGAGATGAACCGAGTGGGCATGATCATCGATATGTCTCACAGTGCCGAGCGCTCAACACTTGAAGCGATTGACTTGTCTTCTCGTCCTATTTGTATCAGTCACGCGAACCCGACGTTCGCTCATGATGCATTACGAAACAAATCAAACGATGTGATTAAAGCCCTAACCGCACGCGGTGGCTTAATCGGATTCAGCTTATACCCATTCCACCTACCAAATGGCAGCCAATGTACATTGGAAGACTTTTGCCAGATGGTTGCGACTACCGCTGACATGGTCGGCGTAGAGCACCTTGGTATTGGCAGTGACCTATGCTTAAACCAACCTCAAGCCGTTCTTGAGTGGATGAGAAATGGTCGTTGGTCTAAAGCTATGGACTACGGTGAAGGCTCTGCGAACAACTCAGGTTGGCCAGATGCGTTGCCTTGGTTCTGTGGTAGTGCGGGTATGGAAAATATTTATAACGGATTGATGCGTCATGGTTTCAGCGAGTCTGAAGCTGGGCAAGTCTTGGGAGAAAACTGGTTTAACTTCTTGAAAGATGGCCTAGAGCCTCAAACCAAGGGTTAA
- a CDS encoding alpha/beta fold hydrolase, with translation MQANFIDGTTLYRQHSFELPLDYQAKDGQQIQVFARELVDLAKDSQELPWLIYFQGGPGFPSPRVSGQSGWLKRALQNYRVLLLDQRGTGNSTVISHETLAHMSPEQQAEYLSHFRADNIVRDAEAIREQFGVKQWSTIGQSFGGFCTLSYLSLFPQSLQRCYVTGGIPSIEREADDVYRATYKRVEDKNRAFFAQFPQAQAMCCEISDYLLNNDVRLPNGQVFTVEQFQLIGINLGGGEANLPMYFTLESAFVEVNGNKQLSYSFLNQMQQEQGYLTNPIYAILHESIYCQGTASNWSAHRVREQYSHFNYQSGSEFWFTGEMVYPWMFDQLETLKPLREAANMLAEKSDWGTLYNAAQLSKNTVPMACAVYADDMYVELDYSRETLANIPNSKAWITNEYEHNGLRVDGERIVDKLMTMVDSLENLPK, from the coding sequence GTGCAAGCTAACTTTATTGATGGAACCACCCTGTATCGTCAGCACTCTTTTGAGTTGCCACTCGATTACCAAGCAAAAGATGGACAACAGATCCAAGTCTTCGCACGTGAGCTGGTTGATCTCGCTAAGGATTCGCAAGAACTGCCGTGGTTGATCTACTTTCAAGGTGGACCGGGCTTCCCGTCGCCACGAGTAAGCGGTCAATCGGGTTGGCTAAAGCGTGCATTGCAAAACTACCGTGTGCTGCTTCTTGATCAACGTGGTACAGGCAACAGCACGGTGATCAGCCACGAAACATTGGCGCACATGTCTCCAGAGCAGCAAGCTGAATACCTATCGCATTTCAGAGCAGACAACATCGTGCGCGACGCGGAAGCGATTCGTGAGCAGTTCGGTGTTAAACAATGGTCGACGATTGGCCAGAGCTTTGGTGGTTTCTGTACACTTAGCTACTTGTCGTTGTTCCCACAAAGCTTACAGCGTTGTTATGTCACGGGCGGTATTCCGTCTATCGAGCGCGAAGCTGATGATGTGTATCGAGCAACCTACAAGCGTGTAGAAGACAAAAACAGAGCCTTCTTTGCTCAGTTCCCACAAGCGCAAGCTATGTGTTGTGAGATCTCTGATTACCTGCTTAACAACGACGTGAGACTGCCAAACGGTCAGGTGTTTACGGTTGAACAGTTCCAATTGATTGGTATTAACCTTGGTGGCGGTGAAGCAAACCTCCCTATGTACTTCACACTAGAGAGTGCGTTTGTTGAAGTGAACGGTAACAAGCAGCTGAGCTACAGCTTCCTAAATCAAATGCAGCAAGAGCAGGGCTACCTAACAAACCCTATTTACGCGATTCTGCATGAATCGATTTACTGCCAAGGCACAGCGTCTAACTGGTCGGCACATCGCGTGCGTGAGCAGTATTCGCATTTCAACTATCAATCGGGCAGTGAGTTCTGGTTTACTGGCGAAATGGTTTATCCATGGATGTTCGACCAACTAGAAACACTGAAGCCACTGCGTGAAGCGGCGAACATGCTGGCTGAAAAATCGGACTGGGGCACTTTGTACAACGCAGCGCAGCTGAGCAAGAATACGGTTCCGATGGCGTGTGCGGTTTACGCAGATGACATGTACGTAGAGCTGGATTACAGCCGCGAAACACTGGCGAATATTCCAAATTCGAAAGCGTGGATTACTAATGAATATGAACACAATGGTTTGCGAGTAGACGGCGAAAGAATTGTCGATAAGTTAATGACAATGGTTGATTCGTTAGAGAACCTGCCAAAGTAA
- a CDS encoding BCCT family transporter, with protein sequence MSDLTNSVKSSSLNAGQAHTTSNTNGSESTSDKLGLSNPALWYSGGFIALFVALALFDGELLSSLVNAGFAWSVKVFGPYWQMLLLLTFLIGLGLAAGRTGKVILGGIAKPEMDGFRWMAIIFCTLLAGGGVFWAAAEPIAHYVSPPPLYGAQENAQQGAVNALSQSFMHWGFLAWAIVGSLTSIVVMHLHYDKGLPLKPRILLYPVLGERALKGHTGALIDACCIVAVAAGTIGPIGFLGLQVSYALNALFDIPDGFTTQLIIILFAIVLYTLSALSGLNRGMQMLSRYNVILAMALMVYILIFGPTNFIFNGYIQGVGSMIDNFIPMATYRGDEGWLSWWTVFFWGWFLGYGPMMAIFIARISRGRSIRQLVSTISLIAPFVTCFWFTIVGGSGLAFEIADPGSVSKAFEGFNLPGALLAVTQQLPMPMLISILFLILTTIFIVTTGDSMTYTISVVISGETEPNAIIRTFWGVMMGVTALILISLGSGGISALQSFIVITAVPVSLILLPSLWNAPQIAIKMAKEQGL encoded by the coding sequence ATGTCTGATTTAACCAATAGCGTGAAATCTTCAAGCTTAAATGCGGGTCAAGCACACACAACAAGCAACACAAACGGGTCTGAGTCTACATCAGATAAATTAGGTCTATCCAACCCAGCACTTTGGTACAGCGGCGGCTTTATCGCTCTGTTCGTGGCACTTGCTCTATTTGATGGCGAGCTGTTATCAAGCCTAGTAAACGCTGGCTTTGCATGGTCTGTAAAAGTGTTCGGTCCTTACTGGCAAATGCTTCTTCTTCTGACTTTTCTTATTGGTCTTGGCCTTGCGGCAGGGCGAACAGGCAAGGTTATCCTAGGCGGCATCGCTAAACCTGAAATGGATGGTTTCCGTTGGATGGCGATCATCTTCTGTACGCTACTGGCAGGCGGCGGCGTATTTTGGGCAGCAGCAGAGCCTATTGCTCACTACGTTAGCCCACCACCATTGTACGGCGCACAAGAAAACGCACAGCAAGGCGCGGTGAATGCGTTATCGCAATCCTTCATGCACTGGGGTTTCTTAGCATGGGCTATCGTCGGCAGCTTAACGTCTATCGTGGTTATGCACCTTCACTACGACAAAGGCTTGCCGCTTAAACCTCGTATTTTGCTTTACCCAGTATTGGGTGAGCGTGCACTGAAAGGCCACACAGGCGCATTGATTGATGCATGTTGTATTGTCGCAGTAGCGGCGGGCACCATCGGTCCTATCGGCTTCTTAGGCTTGCAAGTCAGCTACGCACTGAACGCACTGTTTGATATTCCAGATGGTTTCACAACACAGCTAATCATCATTCTGTTCGCAATCGTTTTATACACATTATCGGCATTAAGTGGTCTTAACCGCGGGATGCAAATGCTAAGCCGTTACAACGTAATTTTGGCAATGGCATTGATGGTCTACATCCTGATCTTTGGTCCAACGAACTTTATCTTCAATGGCTACATTCAAGGTGTAGGCAGCATGATTGATAACTTCATCCCAATGGCGACTTACCGTGGTGACGAAGGTTGGTTGAGCTGGTGGACAGTGTTCTTCTGGGGTTGGTTCTTAGGTTACGGCCCAATGATGGCAATCTTCATCGCTCGTATTTCACGCGGTCGTAGTATACGCCAATTGGTATCAACCATTAGCCTTATCGCACCGTTTGTTACTTGCTTCTGGTTCACGATTGTTGGTGGCTCTGGTCTTGCGTTCGAAATCGCAGATCCGGGTAGCGTAAGTAAGGCATTTGAAGGCTTTAACTTACCAGGCGCACTACTAGCTGTGACTCAGCAATTACCAATGCCAATGCTGATATCTATTTTGTTCTTGATCTTAACAACGATCTTCATCGTAACGACTGGTGACTCAATGACTTACACCATCAGTGTAGTTATCAGTGGTGAGACAGAACCCAATGCAATTATTCGTACCTTCTGGGGTGTGATGATGGGGGTAACAGCGTTAATTCTGATTTCCCTAGGTTCTGGCGGTATTTCAGCGCTGCAATCCTTCATTGTTATCACCGCGGTACCGGTTTCCTTAATCTTGCTGCCATCACTTTGGAACGCGCCTCAAATCGCAATCAAGATGGCAAAAGAGCAGGGGCTGTAA
- a CDS encoding diguanylate cyclase domain-containing protein, whose protein sequence is MKKLLSLTAIKVVVLSLAAVVLTVNIYSVTRINDINKSFSTRQNEATWFVFQLVKEYANFLMVSRSETIDYDELWLAYDITWSRFDILINSTESSNFIKSANFKPYFTSEFDKFKSLESSIKLVSEGLLPKESLQKKVDICYHTLVDFINDKFRLQSPVIEENTSMVDNLVTVHRISSVFLVTILLITGVIFYVDFSIKRKLYSTDFITGFRNRISLMKFVKNSYSKDNNFDLYFVRIRNLTEINQKYGLEYGDLVVSSAAKSLTAKIPESTISFRSSGSQFLFFIPDHLYASDEIQEKFNDVLSDYISAGNLELMIDAVVRHKKNISSKDMMELLTSMQG, encoded by the coding sequence ATGAAAAAGCTGTTGTCGTTGACTGCCATTAAGGTCGTCGTGTTATCTTTGGCTGCGGTGGTGCTCACCGTTAATATTTACAGTGTCACTCGCATTAACGACATCAACAAAAGCTTTTCGACTCGACAAAATGAAGCCACCTGGTTTGTTTTCCAGTTAGTAAAGGAATATGCCAATTTTCTGATGGTAAGTCGTTCCGAAACTATCGATTACGATGAGTTATGGCTAGCGTACGATATTACGTGGAGTCGTTTTGATATATTGATTAACAGCACTGAATCTTCCAATTTCATTAAGTCAGCAAATTTTAAGCCTTATTTCACTTCGGAGTTTGATAAATTTAAGAGCTTGGAATCATCGATAAAATTGGTCAGTGAAGGATTATTACCCAAGGAGTCATTACAGAAAAAGGTCGATATTTGCTACCACACACTTGTAGATTTTATTAACGACAAGTTTCGCTTACAAAGCCCTGTGATTGAAGAAAATACTTCAATGGTTGATAACTTAGTTACCGTCCATCGAATCAGTAGCGTGTTTCTAGTTACTATCTTGCTGATTACCGGGGTTATTTTCTATGTGGATTTCTCTATCAAAAGAAAACTCTACTCTACGGATTTTATTACAGGGTTTCGTAATCGAATCTCATTGATGAAATTTGTGAAGAATAGCTACTCGAAAGACAACAACTTTGATCTCTATTTTGTCCGAATCAGAAACCTTACTGAAATTAATCAAAAATATGGTCTTGAATATGGCGATCTTGTAGTGAGTTCGGCAGCTAAGTCTCTGACTGCTAAGATACCAGAAAGCACCATTTCGTTTCGCAGTAGCGGAAGCCAGTTTTTATTTTTTATTCCTGACCATTTGTACGCGAGTGATGAAATTCAGGAGAAATTTAACGACGTGCTCAGTGATTACATCTCGGCAGGTAACCTAGAGTTGATGATTGACGCCGTAGTCAGGCATAAGAAAAACATAAGCTCCAAAGATATGATGGAGTTACTGACCTCGATGCAAGGCTAA
- a CDS encoding c-type cytochrome, with amino-acid sequence MSLYKRKFNPMTTLSTLVMTLVMFPVSAEVDQEQFELGKQKAKVCMTCHGVDGISTQDPYPNLRGQKVGYLISSLKDYQTRERTSGLAVLMQQQADTLSDQDIRDISYFYSMLGNDSSSLGDSNEVSE; translated from the coding sequence ATGAGTTTATACAAGCGAAAATTTAACCCCATGACGACACTTTCTACCTTAGTAATGACGCTGGTCATGTTTCCTGTTTCTGCTGAAGTTGATCAAGAGCAATTCGAATTGGGTAAGCAAAAAGCCAAAGTGTGTATGACCTGTCATGGCGTTGATGGTATTTCTACACAAGACCCTTACCCCAACCTTCGCGGCCAAAAAGTGGGTTACCTAATCTCTTCACTGAAAGATTACCAGACACGTGAAAGGACCAGTGGCTTGGCGGTTCTCATGCAGCAGCAGGCAGACACGCTTTCAGACCAAGATATCCGTGATATTTCCTATTTCTATTCAATGCTGGGCAATGATTCAAGCTCGCTCGGCGATTCAAACGAAGTCAGCGAATAA
- a CDS encoding DUF3726 domain-containing protein, with amino-acid sequence MIVSHNELVAAVNKAFLGMRRTCGEADVIANMVADLQMVGLDGVRHFNNASNFIGLEDDCPVDIQVLSDNTVEVDLHKASLACHLPVVMDYAIEKMVGKKTLKIELNNCHNRWLAYSELVKLAAKGIACTARWDNGSNPKSTLYVLNRGCVAPELFLSDLPLASDDHIHNMTIELSVQDFDIERLSDGYQTHIESEALFKTQEKAWNEGIEVDDGEWGALKETATAILVENSQRSIQGAGELEAS; translated from the coding sequence ATGATCGTTTCTCACAATGAACTGGTAGCGGCCGTCAATAAAGCCTTTCTGGGTATGCGCCGTACATGTGGTGAAGCCGATGTGATAGCGAACATGGTGGCAGATTTACAAATGGTGGGGTTGGATGGTGTTCGTCATTTTAACAATGCGAGCAACTTCATTGGGTTAGAAGACGATTGCCCAGTGGACATTCAAGTGCTTAGCGATAACACGGTTGAAGTTGACCTGCACAAGGCAAGTTTAGCGTGCCACCTACCTGTGGTGATGGATTACGCGATTGAAAAAATGGTCGGCAAGAAGACGCTGAAAATTGAGTTAAACAACTGTCATAACCGCTGGCTAGCGTACAGCGAGCTTGTGAAACTGGCGGCGAAGGGCATCGCGTGTACTGCACGTTGGGATAATGGCTCCAACCCTAAGAGCACTTTGTATGTGCTTAACCGTGGTTGCGTTGCACCAGAATTGTTTTTATCAGATTTGCCTCTGGCATCGGACGATCATATCCACAATATGACCATCGAGCTTTCCGTCCAGGATTTCGATATCGAACGTTTGTCAGATGGCTACCAAACACACATTGAATCGGAAGCGCTTTTTAAAACTCAAGAGAAGGCGTGGAACGAGGGCATTGAAGTTGACGATGGAGAGTGGGGCGCGTTGAAAGAAACGGCCACGGCTATCCTTGTTGAAAACAGCCAACGTTCAATTCAAGGTGCAGGTGAGCTAGAAGCTTCTTAG
- the ccoN gene encoding cytochrome-c oxidase, cbb3-type subunit I: protein MEQVTTQYSIKVVKYFIVASLVWAIVGMIIGVILAAQLYWPVLNFDSQYFQFGRLRPLHTSGVIYGFVVNILMGTSLYIAQRTGHCDLFNKSLSWMVFWGWQFILLLAVISLPAGHTTSKEYAELEWPIDLMIVLVWVLYAVLFFGTLAKRKVSHIFVANWFFAAFIIVVAMIFIVNNLAIPVLAMKSYSVFAGAQDAIVQWWWGHNAVGFLLTAGIIGMNYYFIPKAADRPIYSYRLSVIHFWGLVGFYTWAGTHHLVYSSVPIWIQNIGIVMSLILWLPSWAGAFNSAMTLLQNKEKLKSDYILLFFFSAILYYCLATFEGPLLAIRWFNMVAHNTEWIIGHVHSAALGWVGMSGIAVFYYFIPRLWGQTDLWSPRLIKWHFWLAHAGVALYAIALWVAGIGEGYMWLAQNENGELIYSFVEAMDFKAPWLFLRFFGGALFVLGLFLMAFNLYKTVRMPTVHDAKHTINEGA, encoded by the coding sequence ATGGAACAAGTGACAACGCAATACAGCATTAAGGTCGTGAAGTACTTCATCGTCGCATCCTTAGTGTGGGCGATTGTAGGTATGATCATCGGCGTGATTCTCGCCGCGCAATTATATTGGCCAGTCTTAAACTTTGATTCCCAATATTTCCAATTTGGTCGACTGCGCCCGCTACATACCTCTGGTGTGATATACGGCTTCGTCGTGAATATTTTAATGGGTACTTCTTTGTATATAGCCCAACGAACGGGCCACTGTGACTTGTTCAATAAAAGCCTTTCATGGATGGTATTTTGGGGCTGGCAATTCATCCTGTTGCTTGCAGTCATTTCCTTACCCGCAGGCCACACTACTTCAAAAGAGTATGCGGAGCTTGAATGGCCAATCGACTTAATGATTGTACTGGTTTGGGTGCTTTATGCAGTGTTGTTCTTTGGCACGCTTGCTAAGCGGAAGGTCAGCCATATCTTCGTGGCAAACTGGTTCTTTGCGGCTTTCATCATCGTCGTTGCCATGATTTTCATCGTCAACAACCTCGCGATACCAGTGCTAGCGATGAAGTCCTACTCTGTATTTGCAGGCGCTCAAGATGCGATTGTTCAGTGGTGGTGGGGACACAATGCCGTCGGTTTCCTACTGACCGCGGGTATCATTGGTATGAATTACTATTTCATACCCAAAGCGGCGGATCGACCTATCTATTCGTACCGCTTGTCTGTGATCCACTTCTGGGGCTTGGTCGGCTTCTACACATGGGCCGGGACACACCATCTCGTTTACTCTTCCGTTCCGATCTGGATTCAGAACATCGGAATCGTGATGTCGTTGATCCTATGGCTCCCTTCGTGGGCTGGTGCGTTCAATAGCGCAATGACCCTGCTACAAAACAAAGAAAAGCTGAAATCCGACTACATTCTTTTATTCTTCTTCTCAGCGATTCTGTATTACTGCTTAGCGACATTCGAAGGTCCACTACTTGCCATTCGTTGGTTCAACATGGTGGCACACAACACCGAATGGATTATCGGTCACGTACATTCCGCCGCACTTGGATGGGTTGGGATGTCAGGGATAGCCGTCTTTTACTACTTCATTCCACGCTTATGGGGCCAAACCGATCTTTGGTCGCCACGACTGATTAAGTGGCACTTCTGGCTCGCTCATGCCGGCGTCGCTCTTTATGCAATAGCACTTTGGGTAGCAGGCATCGGTGAAGGTTATATGTGGCTCGCTCAAAATGAAAATGGCGAACTGATTTACAGTTTTGTAGAGGCAATGGACTTCAAAGCACCTTGGTTGTTCTTACGATTCTTTGGTGGCGCGCTGTTCGTCCTTGGATTGTTCTTAATGGCATTCAACTTGTACAAAACGGTTCGTATGCCAACCGTACATGACGCTAAACACACCATTAATGAGGGGGCTTAA